A genome region from Geminicoccus roseus DSM 18922 includes the following:
- a CDS encoding metallophosphoesterase family protein — protein sequence MRLLAISDLHLGSPTNRDALAELGDYPEDWLIVAGDVAESFQRIGDGLAALRRRFAKVIWVPGNHELWSLPGIEGELRGEARYQGLVDLARAQDVLTPEDPWPIWHGEGGPVRIVPIFTLYDYSFAPPGLAPAEVIAWAGETNIHPVDEVLLHPDPHPNRVAWCRDRLARTEARLAALEPGLPSILVSHWPLREDLVRIPRVPRFAPWCGTTATRHWPERFGAIACVYGHLHVRGRRWLDGIRFEEVSLGYPRQWQPERGMAAYVRQILPLVAEPEAP from the coding sequence ATGCGACTGCTCGCGATCAGCGACCTGCATCTGGGCAGCCCCACCAACCGCGACGCCCTGGCTGAGCTCGGAGACTATCCCGAGGACTGGCTGATCGTCGCCGGCGACGTCGCCGAGAGCTTCCAGCGCATCGGCGACGGCCTGGCCGCCCTGCGCCGGCGCTTCGCCAAGGTGATCTGGGTGCCCGGCAACCACGAGCTCTGGTCCCTGCCTGGGATCGAGGGCGAGCTGCGCGGCGAGGCGCGCTACCAGGGCCTGGTCGACCTCGCCCGCGCCCAGGACGTGCTCACCCCGGAGGACCCGTGGCCGATCTGGCACGGGGAAGGGGGGCCGGTGCGGATCGTGCCGATCTTCACGCTCTACGATTACAGCTTCGCTCCCCCCGGCCTGGCGCCCGCCGAGGTGATCGCCTGGGCCGGCGAAACCAACATCCACCCGGTCGACGAGGTGCTGCTGCATCCGGACCCGCACCCCAACCGCGTCGCCTGGTGCCGGGACCGCCTGGCGCGGACCGAGGCCCGGCTGGCGGCGCTGGAGCCGGGCCTGCCCAGCATCCTGGTGAGCCACTGGCCGCTGCGCGAGGATCTCGTGCGCATCCCGCGCGTGCCCCGCTTCGCGCCCTGGTGCGGCACCACCGCGACCCGGCACTGGCCCGAGCGCTTCGGGGCAATCGCCTGCGTCTATGGCCATCTCCATGTCCGCGGCCGGCGCTGGCTGGACGGAATCCGCTTCGAAGAGGTCTCGCTGGGCTATCCGAGGCAGTGGCAGCCCGAGCGCGGGATGGCCGCCTATGTCAGGCAGATCCTGCCGCTGGTGGCCGAGCCGGAAGCTCCTTGA
- a CDS encoding cytochrome P450 translates to MPVTLFHPLAAENRADPYPTYARLRETAPVAWSSAPVPGFWGFWFVSRHADVSAGLKDNRFGREIARLLPPEALPPVPAHERPLMAMISHWMLFKDPPDHGRLRRLAAPVFAPRAVAGQRPAIERLAARMVDQLPAGTVVDMVGEFAYPLAIDVVSDLLGVPEGDRPLIRDWVRAITAALDVIRTEESIRIGAERAVELSAYFADLVEMHRRQPRGDLLDLLIEARDQDGRLSEEELLSACILFLFAGHEASAQLVANGLLALSEAPEAHARLRAGQVEMPLAVAELLRFTSPQQIAFRYALEDAELGGTMIRKGQTVGFGLGAANRDPRVFPDPDRLDFGREAARQLAFGAGIHSCIGAPLARIEAEATFALLARRLPRLDVAALERQDGVIVRGLARLDLRL, encoded by the coding sequence ATGCCGGTCACGCTATTCCATCCGCTCGCCGCCGAGAACCGGGCGGATCCCTATCCGACCTATGCGCGACTGCGCGAGACCGCGCCGGTGGCCTGGTCCTCGGCGCCGGTGCCGGGCTTCTGGGGCTTCTGGTTCGTCAGCCGCCATGCCGACGTGTCGGCCGGACTGAAGGACAACCGGTTCGGCCGGGAGATCGCCAGGCTCCTGCCGCCGGAAGCCCTGCCGCCGGTGCCGGCCCATGAGCGGCCGCTGATGGCGATGATCTCGCACTGGATGCTGTTCAAGGACCCGCCCGACCATGGCCGGCTGCGCCGGCTGGCGGCACCGGTGTTCGCGCCGCGCGCGGTGGCCGGCCAGCGCCCGGCCATCGAGCGGCTGGCGGCGCGGATGGTCGATCAGCTGCCGGCCGGGACCGTGGTCGACATGGTGGGCGAGTTCGCCTACCCGCTGGCGATCGACGTGGTCAGCGACCTGCTGGGCGTCCCGGAAGGCGACCGGCCGCTGATCCGCGACTGGGTGCGGGCGATCACCGCCGCCCTGGACGTGATCCGTACCGAGGAAAGCATCCGCATTGGCGCGGAACGGGCGGTGGAGCTGTCCGCCTATTTCGCCGACCTGGTGGAGATGCACCGCCGCCAGCCGCGCGGCGACCTGCTCGACCTGCTGATCGAGGCCCGCGACCAGGACGGACGGCTGAGCGAGGAGGAACTGCTCTCGGCCTGCATCCTGTTCCTGTTCGCCGGGCACGAGGCCTCGGCGCAGCTGGTGGCGAACGGGCTGCTGGCGCTGTCGGAGGCGCCCGAGGCCCATGCCCGACTGCGGGCCGGCCAGGTGGAGATGCCGCTCGCGGTGGCCGAGCTGCTGCGCTTCACCAGCCCGCAGCAGATCGCGTTCCGCTATGCGCTGGAGGATGCCGAACTGGGCGGCACCATGATCCGCAAGGGCCAGACCGTGGGGTTCGGCCTGGGCGCCGCCAACCGCGACCCCCGGGTCTTCCCCGATCCGGACCGGCTCGATTTCGGCCGGGAAGCCGCGCGCCAGCTCGCCTTCGGCGCCGGCATCCACAGCTGCATCGGCGCGCCGCTGGCCCGGATCGAGGCGGAAGCCACGTTCGCCCTGCTGGCGCGCCGCCTGCCGCGGCTGGACGTGGCGGCGCTGGAGCGGCAGGACGGGGTGATCGTCCGCGGGCTGGCACGGCTCGATCTGCGGCTCTGA
- a CDS encoding TolC family outer membrane protein produces MNKRRATPPLLLLGLFLLPSTMATADTLRDALVEAYLHNPDLAAERAALRATDTRVAQARAGYYPNLTATLQGQVTRGKQSSAFDFPSAPGFDFSEYERILETQDADSTFATLALKQNLYAGGATQARLEGAERRVRAGQANLVSVEQNVLASAARAYVAVWRDRRLTTESAANHDRLTRQLKATQRRFELGAVAETDVVQAKARLARAGADQDQARADLAESEATYEQVVGPLPQTFSDPEPLTDLPGDLEQAYALAQSNPDIRRASLNVDAARSDVDVAFAGLLPSVDLVGQLNYADDPNPAFYDQQSAQVGVTLTVPLFQGGLVSAQVRESNQTVRQLQSQQESAAYQVRRDVRTYWTLIEAAKSAVQAFDLEAQSSALALRGVEREANLGLRTVQDVLDAQHDLFQARSNLVRARASAVNASYQLKAAIGQLTVASLTLPVQPYNPEINYEMERVRLFGLAD; encoded by the coding sequence ATGAACAAGCGACGGGCGACCCCGCCTTTGCTTCTCCTTGGCCTTTTCCTCCTGCCGTCGACTATGGCGACAGCCGACACGCTCAGGGACGCGCTGGTCGAGGCCTATCTACATAATCCGGACTTGGCGGCGGAGCGGGCGGCGCTGCGGGCGACCGACACCCGGGTCGCCCAGGCCCGGGCCGGCTACTACCCCAACCTCACCGCGACCCTCCAGGGGCAGGTGACGCGCGGCAAGCAGAGCAGCGCCTTCGACTTCCCTTCCGCGCCCGGCTTCGACTTTTCCGAGTACGAGCGGATCCTGGAAACCCAGGACGCCGATTCGACCTTCGCCACCCTGGCGCTCAAGCAGAACCTCTATGCCGGCGGCGCCACCCAGGCGCGGCTGGAAGGAGCGGAGCGGCGGGTCCGGGCCGGTCAGGCCAACCTCGTCTCGGTCGAGCAGAACGTGCTGGCGAGCGCAGCCAGAGCCTATGTCGCCGTCTGGCGGGACCGGAGGCTGACCACCGAATCGGCCGCCAACCACGACCGGCTCACTCGCCAGCTCAAGGCCACGCAGCGCCGGTTCGAGCTGGGGGCGGTGGCGGAGACCGATGTCGTCCAGGCCAAGGCCCGGCTGGCGCGGGCCGGCGCCGATCAGGACCAGGCGCGGGCCGACCTTGCGGAATCGGAAGCGACCTACGAGCAGGTGGTCGGGCCGCTTCCGCAGACCTTCTCCGACCCGGAGCCGCTCACCGACCTGCCGGGCGACCTGGAACAGGCCTATGCGCTGGCGCAGAGCAATCCGGACATCCGCCGCGCCAGCCTGAACGTCGACGCCGCCAGGTCGGATGTCGACGTCGCGTTCGCCGGCCTGCTGCCGAGCGTCGACCTGGTCGGCCAGCTCAACTACGCGGACGACCCGAACCCGGCCTTCTACGACCAGCAGAGCGCGCAGGTCGGCGTGACCCTGACGGTGCCCTTGTTCCAGGGCGGCCTCGTCTCGGCGCAGGTCCGCGAATCCAACCAGACGGTCCGGCAGCTGCAGAGCCAGCAGGAGAGCGCCGCCTACCAGGTCCGCCGCGACGTGCGCACCTACTGGACCCTGATCGAGGCGGCGAAGTCTGCGGTACAGGCATTCGACCTGGAGGCCCAGTCCAGCGCGCTGGCGCTGCGCGGGGTCGAGCGGGAGGCGAACCTGGGCCTGCGCACCGTCCAGGACGTGCTGGATGCCCAGCACGACCTGTTCCAGGCACGCTCCAACCTGGTGCGGGCGCGGGCGAGCGCCGTCAACGCCAGCTACCAGCTCAAGGCCGCGATCGGCCAGTTGACCGTGGCCAGCCTGACCCTGCCGGTGCAGCCCTACAACCCGGAGATCAACTACGAGATGGAGCGGGTGCGCCTGTTCGGCCTGGCCGATTGA
- a CDS encoding Tm-1-like ATP-binding domain-containing protein, translating into MKKAFVAGTLDTKGPELRYMRDLIEAAGVATVLVDVGTAAPDPGADVAARKVAACHPDGPDAVFTGDRGRSVAAMAEAFAAFVQARADLGGLIGAGGSGNTTIVTAAMRALPVGTPKLMVSTLGSGDVRPYVLGSDICMMSAVTDVQGINSISRTVLGNAAHALAGMIQHPIPVVADKPALALSMFGVTTPCVQAVTKALENEFDCLVFHATGSGGQAMEKLVDSRLVRGVIDVTTTEIADELVGGVLSAGPERLDAIIRTRTPWVGSVGALDMVNFGPRASVPEKFEGRLLYVHNPTVTLMRTTPEENARIGAWIVAKINRMEGPVRFLLPTGGVSMIDVPDMPFHDPAADLALFQAIRDDWQEAPNRRLIELPHALNDPAFAQALVDAFHDIAG; encoded by the coding sequence GTGAAGAAAGCCTTTGTCGCAGGCACCCTCGACACGAAGGGTCCGGAACTGCGCTACATGCGCGACCTGATCGAGGCGGCCGGCGTGGCGACGGTCCTGGTGGACGTCGGCACGGCAGCGCCCGACCCGGGCGCCGACGTCGCCGCGCGGAAGGTCGCGGCCTGCCATCCGGACGGGCCGGATGCGGTCTTCACCGGCGACCGCGGCCGCTCCGTGGCGGCGATGGCCGAGGCATTCGCGGCGTTTGTCCAGGCCAGGGCGGACCTTGGCGGCCTGATCGGTGCCGGCGGCTCCGGCAACACCACGATCGTGACCGCAGCGATGCGCGCCCTGCCGGTGGGAACGCCCAAGCTCATGGTGAGCACGCTGGGCTCGGGCGACGTGCGTCCTTATGTCCTCGGCTCGGACATCTGCATGATGAGCGCCGTGACCGACGTGCAGGGGATCAACTCGATCAGCCGGACCGTGCTGGGCAACGCCGCCCATGCCCTGGCGGGCATGATACAGCATCCCATCCCGGTGGTCGCCGACAAGCCGGCGCTGGCGCTCTCCATGTTCGGGGTGACCACGCCCTGCGTGCAGGCGGTAACCAAGGCGCTGGAGAACGAGTTCGACTGCCTGGTGTTCCACGCCACCGGGTCCGGCGGCCAGGCGATGGAGAAGCTGGTCGACAGCCGGCTGGTGCGGGGCGTGATCGACGTCACCACCACCGAGATCGCCGACGAGCTGGTCGGCGGGGTGCTCAGCGCCGGGCCGGAACGGCTGGACGCGATCATCCGGACCCGCACGCCATGGGTCGGCTCGGTGGGCGCTCTGGACATGGTCAATTTCGGCCCGCGCGCGAGCGTGCCCGAGAAGTTCGAGGGCCGGCTGCTCTATGTCCACAACCCGACCGTGACGCTGATGCGCACGACTCCGGAGGAGAATGCCCGGATCGGGGCGTGGATCGTCGCCAAGATCAACCGCATGGAGGGGCCGGTGCGCTTCCTCCTGCCCACCGGCGGCGTTTCCATGATCGACGTGCCGGACATGCCGTTCCACGATCCGGCCGCGGACCTGGCCCTGTTCCAGGCGATCCGCGATGACTGGCAGGAGGCCCCGAACCGCCGCCTGATCGAGCTGCCGCACGCCCTGAACGATCCGGCCTTCGCCCAGGCCCTGGTCGACGCCTTCCACGACATCGCAGGATAG
- a CDS encoding phosphoenolpyruvate hydrolase family protein: MPRFERSALLERFADLIARKIPIVGGGAGTGLSAKCEEAGGIDLIVIYNSGRYRMAGRGSLAGMLSYGNANDIVVEMAREVLPVVKHTPVLAGVNGTDPFMIRDKFLRDLKDLGFSGIQNFPTVGLFDGRIRVNLEETGMGYGLEVDLVKAAHEQDMLTTPYVFNEDEAVAMTKAGADIIVVHFGLTTGGSIGAETAVKLEDTPGLIDQWAEAARRVRKDVIVLCHGGPISAPEDAQYVLSRTRNCNGFYGASSMERLPTELALTEQTRRFKAVSFGG; this comes from the coding sequence ATGCCCCGTTTCGAACGTTCCGCGCTGCTCGAGCGCTTCGCCGACCTGATCGCCAGGAAGATCCCGATCGTGGGCGGCGGCGCCGGCACCGGCCTGTCCGCCAAGTGCGAGGAGGCCGGCGGCATCGACCTGATCGTGATCTACAATTCCGGCCGGTACCGCATGGCCGGCCGCGGCTCGCTCGCCGGGATGCTGTCCTACGGCAACGCCAACGACATCGTGGTCGAGATGGCGCGCGAGGTCCTGCCGGTGGTGAAGCACACCCCGGTCCTGGCCGGCGTGAACGGCACCGACCCGTTCATGATCCGCGACAAGTTCCTGCGCGACCTGAAGGACCTGGGCTTTTCCGGCATCCAGAACTTTCCCACGGTCGGCCTGTTCGACGGGCGGATCCGGGTGAACCTGGAGGAGACCGGCATGGGCTATGGCCTGGAGGTCGACCTGGTGAAGGCCGCCCACGAGCAGGACATGCTCACCACCCCCTATGTCTTCAACGAGGACGAGGCGGTGGCGATGACCAAGGCCGGCGCCGACATCATCGTCGTCCATTTCGGGCTGACCACCGGCGGCTCGATCGGCGCCGAGACCGCGGTGAAGCTGGAGGACACGCCCGGCCTGATCGACCAGTGGGCGGAGGCGGCGCGCCGGGTCCGCAAGGACGTGATCGTGCTCTGCCATGGCGGCCCGATCTCCGCGCCGGAGGACGCGCAATATGTCCTGTCGCGGACCCGGAACTGCAACGGCTTCTATGGCGCCTCGTCGATGGAGCGGCTCCCCACCGAGCTGGCGCTCACCGAGCAGACCCGCCGGTTCAAGGCGGTGAGCTTCGGCGGCTGA
- the gspM gene encoding type II secretion system protein GspM, whose product MNALLAKPAVARALALGVLAGVIVLAVAMVAVPLWLIDRQHDKLAASEERLKLSYNDLANRTRVAKMQVVPDVQGTIEAQSPSLAGGIIQEMTGNAVLLSGGELRSAELLPTREEDRFVAVPIRVTFTGDSVMLREFLYRVETSSPVLVVDRLDITAEQSPDDAAAGWRGDIQVAAEIVGWMRAAGPRS is encoded by the coding sequence ATGAACGCGCTCCTGGCGAAGCCCGCCGTGGCGCGCGCCCTGGCGCTGGGCGTCCTGGCCGGCGTGATCGTGCTGGCCGTGGCGATGGTGGCGGTGCCGCTCTGGCTGATCGACCGCCAGCACGACAAGCTGGCCGCGTCCGAAGAGCGCCTGAAGCTGTCCTACAACGACCTGGCGAACCGGACGCGGGTGGCGAAGATGCAGGTCGTGCCCGACGTCCAGGGCACCATCGAGGCCCAGAGCCCGTCCTTGGCCGGCGGCATCATCCAGGAGATGACCGGCAACGCCGTGCTCCTGTCCGGCGGCGAGCTGCGCTCGGCCGAGCTTCTGCCGACCCGGGAGGAGGACCGGTTCGTGGCGGTGCCGATCCGGGTCACCTTCACCGGGGATTCGGTGATGCTGCGCGAGTTCCTCTACCGGGTGGAGACCTCTTCCCCGGTCCTGGTGGTCGATCGGCTGGACATCACCGCCGAGCAGAGCCCGGACGACGCTGCGGCCGGCTGGCGCGGCGACATCCAGGTCGCGGCGGAGATCGTGGGCTGGATGCGTGCGGCGGGACCGCGGTCATGA
- a CDS encoding PilN domain-containing protein produces the protein MSGVLLADPQPAGGLGRFWRWWTNELGALLPHRRRDPVLRKAVILLFDGMGFRAMVRRGTASAADLGRLDLPRPSRIDVKRGIANPRLVPDEQSIELARRIRKSGLPVVLRLPATEGLVSRDELPAAAERHLQEVLAHRVDVLTPWTSDQVAYDARVISRSGETGRIRIEATFAPRETIERLAATLAGFEIQPAAVDVAGTHTDELPRIDLLQGKGAPRSRWWMIALASVAVVLPVLSAVLFYDVWQRSSLVEERHQQELRLIERKNEADQAQSQRLQALADANFLNARKAERPSSLVALEIIARELPDDAWLSRFELAGNRITITGEASEAPRVLALIGADARFGNAALGNSSTRGPSMAPELFGLPVDRFTLTALLAPDAEIRPLGPDGQEAGSGAPVVEVDPAAPAEGDAP, from the coding sequence ATGAGCGGCGTGCTGCTGGCCGACCCGCAGCCGGCCGGGGGGCTTGGGCGGTTCTGGCGCTGGTGGACCAACGAGCTGGGCGCGCTCCTGCCGCATCGGCGCCGCGACCCGGTGCTGCGCAAGGCGGTCATCCTCCTGTTCGACGGCATGGGCTTTAGGGCCATGGTCCGGCGCGGCACGGCCAGTGCCGCCGATCTCGGCCGCCTGGACCTGCCCAGGCCCAGCCGGATCGACGTGAAGCGCGGGATCGCCAACCCGCGCCTGGTGCCGGACGAGCAGTCGATCGAGCTGGCCCGGCGCATCCGCAAGAGCGGCCTTCCGGTCGTGCTGCGCCTGCCCGCCACCGAGGGACTGGTTTCCCGGGACGAGCTTCCCGCCGCCGCCGAGCGCCACCTGCAGGAGGTGCTTGCGCACCGCGTGGACGTGCTCACGCCCTGGACCTCGGACCAGGTCGCCTATGACGCACGCGTGATCAGCCGGTCGGGCGAGACCGGGCGGATCCGGATCGAGGCGACCTTCGCCCCGCGGGAGACCATCGAGCGCCTGGCCGCCACGCTGGCCGGGTTCGAGATCCAGCCCGCGGCGGTCGACGTGGCGGGCACCCATACCGACGAGTTGCCCCGGATCGACCTGCTGCAGGGCAAAGGCGCGCCGCGCTCGCGCTGGTGGATGATCGCGCTGGCGAGCGTGGCGGTGGTGCTGCCGGTGCTTTCCGCCGTGCTGTTCTACGATGTCTGGCAGCGATCCTCCCTGGTCGAGGAACGCCATCAGCAGGAACTCCGCCTGATCGAGCGCAAGAACGAGGCCGATCAGGCGCAGTCGCAGCGTCTGCAGGCGCTGGCCGACGCCAACTTCCTGAACGCGCGCAAGGCCGAGCGGCCATCCTCGCTGGTGGCGCTGGAGATCATCGCCCGCGAGCTGCCCGACGATGCCTGGCTGTCGCGCTTCGAGCTGGCGGGGAACCGGATCACCATCACCGGCGAGGCCAGCGAGGCGCCGCGGGTGCTGGCGCTGATCGGCGCCGACGCGCGCTTCGGCAACGCCGCGCTGGGCAATTCCAGCACGCGCGGGCCGTCCATGGCGCCGGAACTGTTCGGCCTGCCCGTGGACCGCTTCACCCTGACCGCCCTGCTGGCGCCCGATGCCGAGATCCGCCCGCTCGGTCCCGACGGCCAGGAGGCCGGGTCGGGCGCGCCGGTGGTCGAGGTGGATCCGGCCGCGCCGGCCGAAGGAGACGCCCCATGA
- a CDS encoding type II secretion system protein GspK, which produces MLVVIWMTGVLAVMALGFAGRVQDASQEVTAAEARLRASAMIDGELAQMLYLQLKSSEELGVAEDDDEEDGGSGFGDSPDEAEGLLAEDGLDQEDGLSSLSEGRQTLSSLTGDQDDGLAEAAGFGEGGAGGDMSGDLASGDGLAGDPAAVAPTGIEAVMRSGKLMTNTVTSDEVRLNLQAKPEMGRIDVNRGDPRVLRALLEKVADRAVATRAMEATEKGRELAGRAGAVIGAEPRAFVSVDAWLAATGMDLATAEKVRPYVTTHTGASAVNLAFAPQELIDVMPFLSRSQKERIAKAREESPDALDRVLAQIAADPSTETDGETDGETGGGEAGRPVMRVTVEAVVDGVLRRTDQFVVAFEPAGGASGSGAGLEGEQEPANAFGQDDEDAAASQAPLPFTILDRQTLDTAPPLPAAPESAAFAAGPAAPAAGAAP; this is translated from the coding sequence GTGCTCGTCGTGATATGGATGACCGGGGTGCTGGCGGTCATGGCGCTGGGATTCGCCGGCCGGGTCCAGGACGCCTCGCAGGAAGTGACCGCCGCCGAGGCGCGGCTGCGGGCCTCCGCCATGATCGATGGGGAACTCGCCCAGATGCTCTACCTGCAGCTCAAGAGCAGCGAGGAGCTCGGGGTGGCGGAGGATGACGACGAGGAGGATGGCGGCAGCGGCTTTGGCGATTCGCCGGACGAGGCCGAGGGCCTGCTCGCCGAAGACGGCCTGGACCAGGAGGACGGACTGTCGTCTCTGTCCGAGGGCCGCCAGACGCTGTCCTCCCTGACCGGGGACCAGGACGACGGGCTGGCCGAGGCTGCCGGGTTCGGGGAAGGTGGCGCCGGGGGGGACATGTCCGGCGACCTCGCATCCGGCGACGGCCTGGCCGGCGATCCGGCCGCCGTGGCACCCACCGGCATCGAGGCGGTGATGCGCTCCGGCAAGTTGATGACGAACACGGTGACATCCGACGAGGTCAGATTGAACCTGCAAGCCAAACCGGAAATGGGAAGGATCGACGTGAATCGTGGCGACCCGCGCGTGCTGCGCGCGCTGCTGGAGAAGGTCGCCGACCGGGCCGTGGCCACCCGCGCCATGGAGGCCACCGAGAAGGGCAGGGAACTGGCCGGCCGCGCCGGTGCCGTGATCGGCGCGGAGCCGCGGGCGTTCGTGAGCGTCGACGCCTGGCTGGCAGCCACCGGCATGGACCTGGCGACCGCCGAGAAGGTCCGTCCCTACGTGACCACCCATACCGGCGCTTCGGCCGTCAATCTCGCCTTCGCTCCGCAGGAACTGATCGACGTGATGCCGTTTCTCTCCCGCTCGCAGAAGGAACGGATCGCCAAGGCGCGGGAGGAGTCGCCAGACGCGCTCGACCGGGTGCTGGCCCAGATCGCCGCCGATCCCTCGACCGAGACCGATGGCGAGACCGATGGCGAGACCGGGGGCGGCGAGGCGGGCCGTCCGGTGATGCGGGTCACCGTCGAAGCGGTCGTGGACGGCGTGCTGCGCCGGACCGACCAGTTCGTCGTGGCGTTCGAGCCGGCCGGCGGCGCCAGCGGCAGCGGAGCCGGGCTGGAAGGCGAGCAGGAACCGGCGAACGCCTTCGGCCAGGACGACGAGGACGCGGCCGCGAGCCAGGCGCCGCTGCCCTTCACAATCCTGGACCGGCAGACCCTGGATACGGCGCCTCCGCTCCCCGCTGCGCCCGAATCGGCCGCCTTTGCCGCCGGACCGGCGGCGCCTGCGGCGGGAGCCGCGCCATGA
- a CDS encoding prepilin-type N-terminal cleavage/methylation domain-containing protein gives MRRPDAGFTLIELLVALTLLALLATIVTRALGSTNLAIERGGERVDGVVAAIDLQQVLVREIGRGRPFVPDRRGRLQPVFEAEPERLRFIAVQPEGRPPPAFTLVEIAVDDTAGDQRLVLRKVPIVGEAEAAQAALDKAPATVLHEGASYRLRYFGVAKADAAPAWIDFWPKTAPDIPRGVALRIEGSDDPALPPEMIATFPVPGSAICGEDRIDCRLLSGSAL, from the coding sequence ATGCGACGCCCTGACGCCGGCTTCACCCTGATCGAGCTGCTGGTGGCCCTGACCCTGCTGGCCCTGCTGGCCACGATCGTCACCCGCGCGCTCGGATCGACCAACCTCGCGATCGAGCGCGGCGGCGAGCGGGTGGACGGGGTGGTCGCCGCCATCGACCTGCAGCAGGTCCTGGTGCGCGAGATCGGGCGCGGCCGGCCGTTCGTCCCGGACCGGCGCGGCCGGCTGCAGCCGGTGTTCGAGGCGGAGCCGGAGCGGCTGCGCTTCATCGCGGTGCAGCCCGAAGGCCGCCCGCCCCCGGCGTTCACCCTGGTCGAGATCGCCGTCGACGACACGGCCGGCGACCAGCGGCTGGTCCTGCGCAAGGTGCCGATCGTCGGGGAAGCCGAGGCGGCGCAGGCGGCGCTGGACAAGGCGCCGGCCACCGTGCTGCACGAGGGGGCAAGCTACCGGCTGCGCTATTTCGGGGTCGCCAAGGCCGACGCCGCGCCGGCCTGGATCGACTTCTGGCCCAAGACCGCCCCCGACATCCCCCGCGGCGTCGCGCTGCGGATCGAGGGCAGCGACGATCCCGCCCTGCCGCCGGAGATGATCGCGACCTTCCCGGTGCCGGGGAGCGCCATCTGCGGCGAGGACCGCATCGATTGCCGCCTCCTGTCGGGGAGCGCGCTGTGA
- a CDS encoding type II secretion system protein yields MRAETGAGPARPPVRRDGTEGFTILEVLVALTVLGLVVAVLFEGIASGLRRARYDEGRLALVLQAEQVLQRIDLDLAGDRPSQSGAEGDLRWRLERIPVQNAPRSPFPPGAGDEAAAEDEEGELLLVRYVVTVEDAEGRKLAVETKRLRTATTSGAPDRPRFGEPDSGSEESGPSDFTLPEPGGGFDEGEIDATP; encoded by the coding sequence ATGCGAGCTGAGACGGGAGCTGGGCCCGCCCGCCCGCCCGTGCGCCGCGACGGCACCGAGGGGTTCACGATCCTGGAGGTGCTGGTCGCGCTGACCGTGCTGGGCCTGGTGGTGGCCGTGCTGTTCGAGGGCATCGCCAGCGGCCTGCGGCGCGCGCGCTATGACGAGGGCCGCCTGGCGCTGGTCCTGCAGGCCGAGCAGGTTCTCCAGCGCATCGATCTGGACCTGGCGGGCGACCGGCCCAGCCAGAGCGGCGCCGAGGGCGACCTGCGCTGGCGCCTGGAGCGCATCCCGGTCCAGAACGCGCCAAGAAGCCCATTCCCGCCGGGGGCGGGGGACGAGGCCGCGGCCGAGGACGAGGAGGGCGAACTCCTGCTGGTGCGCTACGTGGTGACGGTCGAGGACGCCGAGGGCCGCAAGCTCGCGGTGGAGACCAAGCGGCTGCGCACCGCCACGACCAGCGGCGCGCCCGACCGGCCGCGCTTCGGCGAGCCCGATTCCGGATCGGAGGAATCCGGTCCGTCGGACTTCACCCTGCCGGAGCCGGGCGGCGGGTTTGACGAGGGCGAGATCGATGCGACGCCCTGA
- a CDS encoding prepilin-type N-terminal cleavage/methylation domain-containing protein, with protein sequence MRRTSATSRADQRRTRLVPAGQAGFTLIELLVVLVIVGLATGWVAVRAGVFLGGGLGTATADARRALINCRGQARIAGMPVLCKVDRVERRIGSVRLKGSPSRLELAGGTENGEVVFYPSGEASPARILIGKDDQAMHLEVSAVTGRVHVLEDDAS encoded by the coding sequence ATGCGGCGGACGTCGGCAACATCGCGCGCTGACCAGCGCCGGACCCGCCTGGTTCCGGCAGGGCAGGCCGGCTTCACCCTGATCGAGCTGCTGGTGGTGCTGGTGATCGTGGGGCTGGCGACCGGCTGGGTGGCGGTGCGCGCCGGCGTGTTCCTGGGCGGCGGGCTTGGCACCGCCACCGCGGATGCGCGCCGGGCGCTGATCAACTGCCGCGGCCAGGCGCGGATCGCCGGGATGCCCGTGCTGTGCAAGGTCGATCGGGTGGAACGCCGGATCGGCTCGGTCCGGCTGAAGGGCTCGCCGTCGCGGCTGGAGCTGGCCGGCGGGACCGAGAACGGCGAGGTCGTGTTCTACCCCAGCGGGGAGGCTTCGCCCGCACGGATCCTGATCGGGAAAGACGACCAGGCAATGCATCTCGAGGTCTCGGCCGTCACCGGCCGGGTGCACGTGTTGGAGGATGATGCGAGCTGA